A portion of the Brevundimonas pondensis genome contains these proteins:
- a CDS encoding OPT family oligopeptide transporter — protein MTDKPAGAGKRIELTIRALILGCLLAAVFTAANTYLGLKVGLTFASAIPAAVISMALLRAFKGSTIWENMTVQTVASVGGAMSSIIFVLPGLVMIGWWMNFPFWESVAICVLGGVLGVTFSIPLRRTLVVQGGLPYPEGVAAAEVLKVGSPGADESAEAVRENRSGLFVVIGSAIASAFFAFLASARVFAAETTAFLRLPAALGGGATGVGFSMQFALLGAGHLIGLAVGLTQLFGLILAWLIFVPILTSPEFIAWAAAHGVPSIAASLPAGAPAEELAMTVWAKEVRFIGAGVIGVAALWTLAKLAAPLVAGLTSAIAAQTKRAHGEVLDRTEQDIPIKIVGLLSVAALVGIAVLLAVFAQGTALAGSTPLLVVGGLIYVVVIGFAVAAICGYMAGLIGSSNSPVSGVGILAIIIASLLMLGVMAVAGVPADPSIIAFALIVTAVVFAVAVISNDNLQDLKTGQLVEATPWRQQTALLVGVVAGALVIPFVLDMMNQAFGFEGGPPAIVEGSQTLAAPQATLISALAKGVISGQLRWDLIGIGALVGVGVIILDVVLRRATKDKVKLPPLAAGIGVYLPAAVTTMLVVGAVCGWAYEKWIATTRFAEVGRRMGVLLASGLIVGESLFGVFTAAVIVSSKNEAPFALLPKDAAWPAMWAGLVAFAILTFALYSWIRSRSAKV, from the coding sequence ATGACAGACAAACCCGCCGGCGCCGGCAAACGCATCGAACTGACCATCCGCGCCCTGATCCTGGGCTGCTTGCTGGCGGCGGTGTTTACGGCGGCCAACACCTATCTGGGCCTGAAGGTCGGCCTGACCTTCGCCTCGGCCATTCCGGCGGCGGTCATTTCGATGGCCCTGCTGCGCGCCTTCAAGGGCTCGACCATCTGGGAGAACATGACGGTTCAGACCGTCGCCTCGGTCGGCGGCGCCATGAGCTCGATCATCTTCGTCCTGCCCGGCCTGGTCATGATCGGCTGGTGGATGAACTTCCCCTTCTGGGAGTCGGTGGCCATCTGCGTGCTCGGCGGCGTGCTCGGCGTGACCTTCTCCATTCCGCTGCGCCGCACCCTGGTGGTCCAGGGCGGCCTGCCCTACCCCGAGGGCGTCGCCGCCGCCGAGGTTCTGAAGGTCGGCTCGCCCGGCGCCGATGAATCCGCCGAGGCCGTGCGCGAGAACCGTTCGGGCCTGTTCGTGGTGATCGGCAGCGCCATCGCCTCGGCCTTCTTCGCCTTCCTCGCCTCAGCCCGCGTCTTCGCGGCTGAAACGACCGCCTTCCTGCGTCTGCCCGCCGCGCTTGGCGGCGGCGCCACCGGCGTCGGCTTCTCCATGCAGTTCGCCCTTCTGGGCGCCGGTCACCTGATCGGTCTGGCCGTCGGCCTGACCCAGCTGTTCGGCCTGATCCTGGCCTGGCTGATCTTCGTCCCCATCCTGACCTCGCCCGAGTTCATCGCCTGGGCCGCCGCCCACGGCGTACCCTCGATCGCCGCCAGCCTGCCCGCCGGCGCCCCGGCCGAGGAGCTGGCCATGACCGTCTGGGCCAAGGAAGTCCGCTTCATCGGCGCCGGCGTCATCGGCGTCGCCGCCCTGTGGACCCTGGCCAAGCTGGCCGCGCCCCTGGTCGCCGGCCTGACCTCGGCCATCGCCGCCCAGACCAAGCGCGCCCACGGCGAGGTTCTGGACCGCACCGAACAGGACATCCCGATCAAGATCGTCGGCCTGCTGTCGGTCGCCGCCCTGGTCGGCATCGCCGTCCTGCTGGCCGTCTTCGCCCAGGGCACGGCCCTGGCCGGCTCCACCCCGCTGTTGGTCGTCGGCGGCCTGATCTATGTCGTGGTCATCGGCTTCGCCGTGGCCGCCATCTGCGGCTACATGGCCGGTCTGATCGGCTCGTCCAACAGCCCCGTCTCGGGCGTCGGCATCCTGGCCATCATCATCGCCTCCCTGCTGATGCTGGGCGTCATGGCCGTCGCCGGCGTGCCCGCCGATCCCTCGATCATCGCCTTCGCCCTGATCGTCACCGCCGTGGTCTTCGCCGTGGCCGTCATCTCCAACGACAACCTGCAGGACCTCAAGACCGGCCAGCTGGTCGAGGCCACCCCCTGGCGTCAGCAGACGGCCCTGCTGGTCGGCGTCGTCGCCGGCGCCCTGGTCATCCCCTTCGTGCTCGACATGATGAACCAGGCCTTCGGCTTCGAAGGCGGCCCGCCCGCCATCGTCGAGGGCTCGCAGACCCTGGCCGCGCCCCAGGCCACCCTGATCTCGGCCTTGGCCAAGGGCGTCATCAGCGGCCAGCTGCGCTGGGACCTGATCGGGATCGGCGCCCTGGTCGGCGTCGGCGTCATCATCCTCGACGTCGTGCTGCGCCGCGCCACCAAGGACAAGGTCAAGCTGCCGCCTCTGGCCGCCGGCATCGGCGTCTATCTGCCGGCCGCCGTCACCACCATGCTGGTCGTCGGCGCCGTCTGCGGCTGGGCCTATGAAAAATGGATCGCCACGACCCGCTTCGCCGAGGTCGGTCGTCGCATGGGCGTCCTGCTCGCCTCGGGTCTGATCGTGGGCGAAAGCCTGTTCGGCGTCTTCACCGCCGCCGTCATCGTCAGCAGCAAGAACGAAGCCCCCTTCGCCCTGCTGCCCAAGGATGCGGCCTGGCCCGCCATGTGGGCCGGTCTGGTCGCTTTCGCGATCCTGACCTTCGCTCTCTATTCCTGGATCCGCAGCCGCTCGGCCAAGGTCTAG
- the mutM gene encoding bifunctional DNA-formamidopyrimidine glycosylase/DNA-(apurinic or apyrimidinic site) lyase — MPELPEVETVRRGLEPVLEGARLSAARQNRPDLRFPFPERFVERLDGATVLRLDRRAKYLLFPLSTGETWVTHLGMTGRFTLEGVAPGRFETDAPIVGKHEHMSLTAECGEVLTRLGYADARRFGFMGLIPTEGVEGHAWFAGLGPEPLGNGFSAGHLAEVFAGKAQNIKVSLLDQRNVAGLGNIYVCEALYRARISPLTAAGKVSRPRLERLATEVRNVLADAIAAGGSTLKDFANVEGGQGYFQHRFDVYGREGAPCRTEGCGGIIKRIVQGGRSTFFCPVCQKK, encoded by the coding sequence ATGCCTGAATTACCCGAAGTCGAAACCGTGCGGCGTGGTCTGGAGCCGGTGCTGGAGGGCGCGCGGCTGTCGGCGGCGCGGCAGAACCGGCCGGACCTGCGTTTTCCTTTTCCCGAGCGCTTCGTCGAGCGGCTGGATGGGGCGACGGTGCTGCGGCTGGACCGACGGGCCAAGTATCTGCTGTTCCCGTTGTCGACCGGCGAGACCTGGGTGACCCATCTGGGCATGACCGGGCGGTTCACCCTGGAGGGCGTGGCGCCGGGGCGGTTCGAGACGGATGCGCCGATCGTCGGCAAGCATGAACATATGAGCCTGACGGCGGAGTGCGGCGAGGTGCTGACGCGGCTGGGCTATGCCGACGCGCGGCGGTTCGGCTTCATGGGGCTGATCCCGACCGAAGGCGTCGAGGGGCACGCCTGGTTTGCCGGTTTGGGGCCGGAGCCTCTGGGCAATGGATTTTCCGCCGGCCATCTGGCCGAAGTGTTCGCGGGCAAGGCGCAAAACATCAAGGTCAGCCTGCTGGACCAGAGGAATGTGGCGGGGCTGGGCAATATCTATGTGTGCGAGGCGCTCTATCGGGCGCGCATCTCGCCGCTGACGGCGGCGGGCAAGGTCAGCCGGCCCCGGCTGGAGCGGCTGGCGACCGAGGTCAGGAACGTCCTGGCCGACGCCATCGCGGCGGGCGGCTCGACGCTGAAGGACTTCGCCAACGTCGAGGGCGGCCAGGGCTATTTCCAGCATCGTTTCGACGTCTATGGCCGCGAGGGCGCGCCATGCCGAACGGAGGGCTGCGGCGGGATCATCAAGCGCATCGTTCAGGGCGGGCGCTCCACCTTCTTCTGTCCGGTCTGCCAGAAGAAATGA
- a CDS encoding helix-turn-helix transcriptional regulator gives MGKAPPPIRNRIRELRFHAQEMTQADLAARIGMTRQTIVAMEQGKYSPSLEAAFRIAQVFGVEIGEVFQWEG, from the coding sequence ATGGGAAAGGCGCCGCCGCCTATCAGGAACCGCATCCGTGAACTGCGCTTTCACGCCCAGGAGATGACCCAGGCCGACCTCGCCGCGCGCATCGGCATGACGCGTCAGACCATCGTGGCCATGGAGCAGGGCAAGTACTCGCCCAGCCTGGAGGCCGCCTTCCGCATCGCCCAGGTCTTCGGTGTCGAGATCGGCGAGGTGTTCCAGTGGGAGGGCTGA
- a CDS encoding enoyl-CoA hydratase — protein sequence MADAYSTLLIERHADGYAVVTLNRPEALNALNTALTGELGDFLESVADDDSVRCIVLTGSVKAFAAGADIKEMADQAYADMYRGNFFARAHDRVASFRKPIIAAVSGYALGGGCELAMLCDFIIASETAKFGQPEINLGVAPGIGGSQRLTRAVGKAKAMDMCLTGRMMDAAEAERAGLVSRVVASDVLLDEARTAAAKIAGQSILAVMANKELVNAAFETTLAQGVVFERRLFHSLFAFEDQKEGMAAFVEKRKPAFTGR from the coding sequence ATGGCCGACGCCTATTCCACCCTGCTGATCGAACGCCATGCCGACGGCTATGCGGTCGTCACCCTGAACCGGCCCGAGGCGCTGAACGCGCTGAACACTGCGCTGACCGGCGAGCTGGGCGATTTTCTGGAGAGCGTGGCCGACGATGACTCCGTCAGGTGCATCGTCCTGACCGGCTCGGTGAAGGCCTTCGCCGCCGGCGCCGACATCAAGGAGATGGCGGATCAGGCCTATGCCGACATGTATCGCGGCAACTTCTTCGCCCGCGCCCATGACCGGGTGGCCAGCTTCCGCAAGCCGATCATCGCGGCGGTGTCGGGCTATGCGCTCGGCGGCGGCTGCGAGCTGGCCATGCTGTGCGACTTCATCATCGCCTCGGAGACGGCCAAGTTCGGCCAGCCCGAGATCAACCTGGGCGTGGCGCCCGGCATCGGCGGTTCGCAGCGCCTGACCCGCGCCGTGGGCAAGGCCAAGGCCATGGACATGTGCCTGACCGGACGGATGATGGATGCCGCAGAGGCCGAGCGCGCCGGTCTGGTGTCGCGGGTGGTGGCGTCCGACGTCCTGCTGGACGAGGCGCGCACCGCCGCCGCCAAGATCGCCGGCCAGTCGATCCTGGCGGTCATGGCCAACAAGGAGCTGGTCAACGCCGCCTTCGAGACGACCCTGGCGCAAGGGGTGGTGTTCGAGCGCCGCCTGTTCCACTCCCTGTTCGCCTTCGAGGACCAGAAGGAGGGGATGGCGGCCTTCGTCGAGAAGCGCAAACCCGCCTTCACGGGGCGCTGA